The following proteins come from a genomic window of Synechococcus sp. NB0720_010:
- the rlmB gene encoding 23S rRNA (guanosine(2251)-2'-O)-methyltransferase RlmB — protein sequence MSPRFDRRKDQRSGPGGGKPPRGGGRFADDRSGGERRGDRFGGERFGSDRGGNRFGGDEAGGGRPGYRSGGRPGGRPGDRSGFRGGSSRPFSPRGEWRPDGEQRGGGGERRERFSRSEGRPDSRGEASSRPERRGPRPQGRPFLKGRSSDRFRDEAQESGRDGYRPGGKGRFGGRRDEQGGGRKPFSRDRDQAKPIAVEVPVGEAERFNAYPADDLIWGRHAAQAALESGRPVHRIWCTPEMRFQPRFLQLLREAKSGGVLVEEVTWSRLGQLTNGAVHQGIVMQAAAADTLDLGTLIDGCRDLGEPPLLMALDGITDPHNLGAIVRSAEALGAHGLVLPQRRSAGLTGSVAKVAAGALEHLPVARVVNLNRALDSLKNEGYRVIGLAGEGSVALSEADLDGPLVVVTGSEGDGLSMLTRKHCDQLVRIPIRGATPSLNASVATAMVLYEVARRGWMKQISGAAPAPRIVRPQLPTPAPLELPEEGSAEATSAVPEDDIVLSPAEEARADQLVADVMAEFQVDSAAVVEQTDGADGTDPTATFSSDIKL from the coding sequence ATGAGCCCCCGTTTTGATCGTCGTAAGGACCAGCGCTCGGGCCCAGGTGGAGGGAAGCCACCCCGCGGCGGCGGACGGTTTGCCGATGATCGATCCGGCGGCGAGCGTCGCGGCGACCGTTTTGGCGGCGAGCGTTTCGGATCGGATCGGGGTGGCAACCGCTTTGGCGGGGACGAGGCCGGCGGTGGACGTCCGGGATACCGCTCCGGTGGCCGTCCTGGAGGTCGTCCTGGCGACCGATCTGGTTTTCGTGGCGGCTCGTCCCGTCCGTTTTCTCCCCGCGGCGAATGGCGTCCCGACGGAGAGCAGCGCGGTGGTGGTGGCGAGAGACGTGAGCGCTTCTCCCGTTCGGAAGGCCGCCCCGATAGCCGGGGTGAGGCCTCCAGTCGGCCCGAGCGCCGCGGCCCGCGACCCCAGGGCCGCCCGTTTTTGAAGGGACGCTCCTCTGATCGCTTCCGCGACGAGGCTCAAGAGTCCGGCCGGGACGGTTACCGCCCTGGCGGCAAGGGGCGTTTTGGGGGTCGTCGCGACGAGCAGGGTGGCGGGCGCAAGCCGTTCTCCCGTGATCGCGACCAGGCCAAGCCCATCGCCGTCGAGGTTCCCGTTGGTGAGGCCGAACGGTTCAACGCCTATCCCGCCGATGATTTGATCTGGGGGCGCCATGCGGCCCAGGCCGCCCTGGAGAGCGGCCGTCCCGTGCACCGCATCTGGTGCACCCCGGAAATGCGTTTTCAGCCCCGTTTCCTTCAGTTGCTGCGGGAAGCCAAGTCCGGCGGCGTGCTGGTGGAGGAGGTCACCTGGTCGCGTCTCGGCCAGCTGACCAATGGGGCGGTGCACCAGGGCATCGTCATGCAGGCTGCGGCCGCCGACACCCTGGATCTGGGCACCCTGATCGATGGCTGCCGCGACCTGGGTGAGCCCCCGCTGCTGATGGCCCTCGACGGCATCACCGATCCCCACAACCTTGGGGCCATCGTCCGCAGCGCAGAAGCCCTCGGCGCCCATGGACTGGTGTTGCCCCAACGCCGCAGTGCCGGTCTGACCGGTTCCGTCGCCAAGGTGGCTGCTGGAGCCCTGGAGCACCTGCCCGTGGCCCGAGTGGTCAACCTGAACCGCGCCCTCGACAGTCTGAAGAACGAGGGCTATCGGGTGATTGGTCTGGCGGGAGAGGGCAGTGTTGCCCTGAGTGAGGCTGACCTGGACGGTCCCCTGGTGGTGGTGACTGGCTCAGAAGGGGATGGTCTCTCGATGCTGACCCGCAAGCACTGCGATCAGCTGGTGCGGATCCCGATCCGTGGCGCCACCCCCAGCCTGAACGCCTCGGTCGCCACCGCGATGGTTCTTTATGAGGTGGCCCGTCGCGGCTGGATGAAGCAGATCTCGGGGGCCGCGCCGGCCCCGCGGATCGTGCGTCCTCAGTTGCCAACGCCTGCCCCCCTGGAGCTGCCGGAAGAAGGCAGTGCAGAAGCGACCTCCGCCGTTCCCGAGGACGACATCGTTCTCAGTCCTGCTGAAGAGGCCCGTGCCGATCAGCTGGTGGCCGATGTGATGGCTGAGTTCCAGGTGGATTCAGCAGCGGTTGTTGAACAGACCGATGGGGCCGATGGGACGGATCCAACCGCGACGTTCTCCTCCGACATCAAGCTCTGA
- the gatA gene encoding Asp-tRNA(Asn)/Glu-tRNA(Gln) amidotransferase subunit GatA: protein MGIAEWRDQLKSGDVSARELTDHHLSRIEAVEPSVKAYTEVTAERARADADRIDALRASGAELPPLAGVPLAIKDNLCTRGIRTTCSSRMLENFVPPYESTVTDRLWGAGAVLLGKTNLDEFAMGSSTETSVFGPSRNPWNTDKVPGGSSGGSAAAVAAGECVGSLGSDTGGSIRQPASFCGVVGLKPTYGRVSRYGLVAFASSLDQVGPFANSVSDAAELLQVIAGEDPRDSTCLKAPVPDYRAALTQPVAGLRVGIVRECFEAEGLHPEVKASVMAAAAQLEALGCDLVDVSCPRFNDGIATYYVIAPSEASANLARYDGVKYGYRAEDAASLAEMTSRSRAEGFGDEVKRRILIGTYALSAGYVDAYYKKAQQVRTLIRRDFDAAFGQVDVLLTPTSPTTAFGFGAHAEDPLAMYLADLLTIPANMAGLPAISLPCGFDGAGLPIGVQLITGVLQEERLLQVAYHYEQAARVMDKRPQASLVP, encoded by the coding sequence ATGGGTATCGCCGAGTGGCGCGACCAGCTCAAAAGCGGCGATGTGTCCGCCCGTGAGCTCACGGACCATCACCTCAGCCGCATCGAGGCGGTTGAGCCCAGCGTTAAGGCCTACACCGAGGTCACGGCTGAACGGGCCCGTGCCGATGCCGACCGCATTGATGCCCTGAGGGCCTCTGGTGCTGAGCTCCCGCCCTTGGCGGGTGTTCCCCTGGCCATCAAGGACAACCTCTGCACCCGTGGGATCCGAACGACCTGCTCCAGCCGGATGCTGGAGAACTTCGTTCCCCCCTATGAGTCCACGGTGACCGATCGGCTCTGGGGTGCCGGCGCAGTCCTGCTTGGCAAAACCAATCTCGACGAGTTCGCCATGGGCAGCTCGACCGAGACCTCAGTCTTCGGCCCAAGCCGCAACCCCTGGAACACGGACAAGGTTCCCGGGGGCAGTTCCGGTGGCAGTGCCGCCGCCGTGGCAGCTGGTGAGTGTGTCGGTTCCCTGGGATCCGACACCGGCGGCTCCATTCGCCAGCCCGCCTCCTTCTGCGGGGTGGTGGGCCTCAAACCCACCTACGGCCGTGTCAGCCGCTATGGCTTGGTGGCTTTCGCCAGCTCCCTGGATCAGGTGGGGCCCTTCGCCAACAGCGTCTCGGATGCCGCCGAGTTGCTCCAGGTGATCGCCGGTGAGGACCCCCGCGATTCGACCTGTCTGAAGGCTCCCGTACCCGATTACCGGGCGGCCTTGACCCAACCGGTGGCGGGGCTGCGCGTGGGCATCGTGCGGGAATGTTTTGAAGCCGAGGGCCTGCACCCTGAGGTCAAGGCCTCGGTGATGGCCGCTGCGGCCCAACTCGAGGCCCTGGGCTGTGATCTCGTTGATGTCAGCTGCCCCCGCTTCAACGACGGCATTGCCACCTACTACGTGATTGCCCCCTCGGAGGCGTCCGCCAACCTGGCCCGCTACGACGGCGTGAAGTACGGCTACCGGGCTGAGGATGCCGCGAGCCTGGCGGAGATGACCTCCCGCAGCCGGGCCGAAGGCTTCGGTGACGAGGTCAAGCGCCGGATCCTGATTGGCACCTATGCCCTCTCGGCCGGCTACGTGGATGCCTACTACAAGAAGGCGCAGCAGGTCCGCACCCTGATTCGCCGTGACTTCGACGCCGCCTTTGGTCAGGTGGATGTGTTGCTCACCCCCACCTCACCCACCACTGCCTTTGGCTTCGGCGCCCACGCTGAAGACCCCCTGGCGATGTACTTGGCTGACCTGTTGACGATTCCCGCCAACATGGCCGGTCTCCCGGCCATCAGCCTCCCCTGCGGTTTTGATGGGGCTGGTCTGCCCATTGGCGTGCAGCTCATCACCGGTGTTCTTCAAGAGGAGCGCCTGCTCCAGGTCGCTTATCACTACGAGCAGGCCGCGCGCGTCATGGACAAGCGTCCCCAGGCGTCTTTGGTGCCCTGA
- a CDS encoding DMT family transporter: MLSSTLSFSLMGVCVKALGGRIPVAEVVMARSAISLVLSVAMLRQAGLDPWGQRKGLLILRGAIGTGALFCVFAALAQLPLAPATVLQYLQPTFTALLAWLLLKERLGAKVWIAALLGWLAVLILSNPMELMGLLGPLGSRLLQVQATPLPMGGVLLALAGALLSACAYVSVRALGRTEHPLVIVFYFPLVGLVLTAPLVLLQPVWPSTWELLALIGVGVFTQLGQIGITKGLLGMPAARATAMSYGQVPLAALWGWLLFQEPLDPDTTTAAVLVLAATLLSLKPQRRPAA, encoded by the coding sequence ATGCTGTCCAGCACGCTGAGCTTCAGCCTGATGGGGGTCTGCGTCAAAGCGCTGGGCGGCAGGATCCCTGTGGCCGAGGTGGTGATGGCTCGCTCCGCCATCAGCCTGGTGCTGAGTGTCGCGATGCTGCGGCAGGCCGGTCTCGATCCCTGGGGACAGCGCAAAGGGCTGCTGATCCTGCGGGGCGCCATCGGCACGGGAGCTCTGTTCTGCGTCTTCGCAGCCCTGGCCCAACTGCCCCTGGCACCCGCCACGGTCCTTCAGTACCTGCAGCCCACCTTCACGGCACTGCTGGCCTGGCTGCTCTTGAAGGAAAGACTCGGGGCCAAGGTTTGGATCGCCGCGCTGCTGGGCTGGCTCGCGGTCCTGATCCTCAGCAACCCGATGGAGCTCATGGGCCTGCTTGGGCCCCTCGGCAGTCGATTACTGCAGGTTCAGGCCACGCCCTTACCCATGGGGGGCGTGCTGCTGGCCCTGGCGGGAGCGCTGTTGTCGGCTTGTGCCTACGTCAGCGTGCGGGCCCTTGGCCGCACCGAGCATCCCCTGGTGATCGTTTTTTACTTCCCCCTGGTGGGGTTGGTGCTGACGGCGCCACTGGTGCTGCTGCAGCCGGTTTGGCCAAGCACCTGGGAACTCCTGGCCTTAATCGGCGTTGGGGTCTTCACCCAGCTGGGCCAGATCGGCATCACCAAGGGATTACTGGGGATGCCAGCGGCGCGAGCGACGGCCATGAGCTACGGCCAGGTGCCGCTGGCTGCCCTGTGGGGATGGCTGCTCTTCCAGGAACCCTTGGACCCCGACACCACCACGGCCGCAGTGCTCGTGTTAGCTGCAACGCTCCTGAGCCTGAAACCGCAGCGACGCCCAGCGGCCTAG
- a CDS encoding DNA polymerase III subunit alpha: MAFVPLHNHSDYSLLDGASQLPAMVKRSEELGMPAIALTDHGVMYGAIELLKLCRSSSVKPIIGNEMYVINGSIDDPNPPKKERRYHLVVLAKNAVGYRNLVKLTSISHLRGMRGRGIFSRACIDKPTLERHSEGLIIATACLGGEIPQAILRDRPDVARDVARWYQGVFGDDFYLEIQDHGSPEDRIVNVEMAKISKELGIPLVATNDAHYLTSNDAEAHDALLCVLTGKLVTDEKRLRYTGTEFIKSEQEMLGLFADHLEPEVVAEAVANTALVAEKVEDYDILGRYQMPRFPIPEGHTPVSYLREVTEQGLRARLGLPEGSGFEATYGERLDFELQVMEQMGFPTYFLVVWDYIRFARDNGIPVGPGRGSAAGSLVAYALGITNIDPVTNGLLFERFLNPERKSMPDIDTDFCIERRGEVIDYVTERYGEDKVAQIITFNRMTSKAVLKDVARVLDIPYGDADRLAKLIPVVRGKPAKLKEMIGEESPAPEFREKYLGDPAVKRWVDMAMRIEGTNKTFGVHAAGVVIAADPLDEVVPLQRNNDGQVITQYFMEDVESMGLLKMDFLGLKNLTMIDKTVDLVQQSSGVSIDPDALPLDDEGTFGLLARGDLEGIFQLESSGMRQIVRDLKPSSLEDISSILALYRPGPLDAGLIPKFINRKHGREAIDFAHAKLEPILQETYGIMVYQEQIMKIAQDLAGYSLGEADLLRRAMGKKKVSEMQKHRDIFVKGASERGVDAKIADELFDQMVLFAEYCFNKSHSTAYGAVTYQTAYLKAHYPVAYMAALLTVNAGSTDKVQRYISNCNAMGIEVMPPDVNASGIDFTPVGDRILFGLSAVRNLGEGAIRALLEARSSDGPFQSLADLCDRIPGTTLNRRSLEALIHCGAMDALEQEANRAQLMADLDLIVDWASSRARDRASGQGNLFDLFAAPASGDAEETQGGGSDLSTAPKAAPVKDYPPTEKLRLEKELVGFYLSDHPLKQLTRPVQLLSPVGLGGLEEQADKARVSVVGMVSGLRPVTTRKGDRMAVLQLEDLSGSCEAVVFPKTYARLSDHLMVDARLLVWASVDRRDEQVQLIVDDCRVIDELQFLVVELDGPQASDIAIQHKLRECLNQHRTEKDEGGVRVPVVAMVKDQSQVRYVRLGHQFCVRDSRAALSSLEAQAFRARLSSKLVAA, encoded by the coding sequence TTGGCCTTCGTCCCCCTCCATAACCACAGCGACTACAGCCTTCTGGATGGGGCAAGTCAGCTGCCGGCCATGGTGAAGCGGTCTGAGGAGCTGGGAATGCCGGCGATCGCCCTGACCGATCACGGTGTGATGTACGGCGCGATTGAGCTGCTGAAGCTCTGCCGCAGCAGTTCCGTCAAGCCGATCATCGGCAACGAGATGTATGTCATCAATGGCTCCATTGATGACCCCAACCCACCGAAGAAGGAGCGCCGCTACCACCTGGTTGTCCTGGCCAAGAACGCGGTGGGCTATCGCAATTTGGTCAAGCTCACCAGCATCAGCCACCTGCGGGGCATGCGCGGGCGGGGCATTTTCTCTAGAGCTTGCATCGATAAGCCGACCCTCGAGCGCCATAGCGAGGGCCTGATCATTGCCACGGCCTGTCTGGGCGGTGAAATCCCCCAGGCGATCCTGCGGGATCGCCCCGATGTGGCCCGGGATGTGGCCCGTTGGTACCAGGGGGTCTTTGGCGACGACTTCTACCTCGAGATTCAAGACCACGGCTCCCCGGAAGATCGGATCGTCAATGTGGAGATGGCGAAGATCTCCAAGGAATTGGGGATTCCGTTGGTGGCGACCAACGATGCCCACTACCTCACCAGCAATGACGCCGAGGCCCACGACGCCCTGCTGTGCGTGCTGACGGGCAAGTTGGTCACCGATGAGAAGCGTCTTCGCTACACGGGGACGGAGTTCATTAAGAGCGAGCAGGAAATGCTCGGACTCTTCGCGGACCACTTGGAGCCCGAGGTGGTGGCCGAGGCCGTTGCCAATACGGCCCTGGTGGCCGAGAAGGTCGAGGACTACGACATCCTTGGGCGCTATCAAATGCCCCGCTTCCCAATCCCCGAGGGGCACACCCCGGTGAGTTATCTGCGGGAGGTGACCGAGCAGGGACTACGCGCGCGCCTGGGGCTTCCGGAGGGCAGCGGTTTCGAGGCCACCTATGGCGAACGCCTCGATTTCGAGCTCCAGGTGATGGAGCAAATGGGCTTTCCGACCTACTTCCTGGTGGTTTGGGACTACATCCGCTTTGCCCGAGACAACGGCATCCCGGTGGGCCCTGGTCGCGGTTCCGCCGCCGGCTCCTTGGTGGCCTACGCCCTCGGCATCACCAACATTGATCCGGTCACTAACGGTCTGCTCTTCGAGCGCTTCTTGAACCCAGAGCGCAAGTCGATGCCTGATATCGACACGGACTTCTGCATCGAGCGACGTGGTGAGGTGATCGACTACGTCACCGAGCGCTATGGCGAAGACAAGGTCGCCCAGATCATCACCTTCAACCGGATGACCTCCAAGGCCGTCCTCAAGGATGTGGCCCGGGTGCTGGATATCCCCTACGGCGATGCCGATCGTCTCGCCAAGTTGATTCCGGTGGTGCGCGGCAAACCCGCCAAGCTCAAGGAGATGATCGGTGAGGAATCACCCGCCCCTGAGTTCCGCGAGAAGTACCTCGGCGATCCCGCAGTGAAGCGCTGGGTCGACATGGCGATGCGCATTGAGGGAACCAACAAAACCTTTGGCGTCCACGCTGCGGGTGTGGTGATCGCCGCCGATCCCCTCGATGAAGTCGTTCCGCTGCAACGCAACAACGACGGTCAGGTGATCACCCAGTACTTCATGGAAGACGTGGAGTCCATGGGTCTGTTGAAGATGGACTTCCTGGGGCTGAAAAACCTCACGATGATCGACAAAACCGTCGATCTGGTGCAGCAGAGCTCAGGGGTCAGCATCGATCCCGATGCCCTTCCCTTGGATGACGAAGGCACCTTTGGCCTGCTGGCGCGTGGAGACCTGGAGGGCATTTTTCAGCTGGAATCCAGTGGGATGCGCCAGATCGTGCGGGACCTCAAGCCCTCCTCCCTGGAGGACATCTCATCGATCCTGGCCCTCTACCGACCGGGCCCGCTCGACGCGGGGCTGATTCCCAAATTCATCAACCGCAAGCACGGCCGCGAGGCGATTGATTTCGCCCACGCCAAGTTGGAGCCGATCCTGCAGGAGACCTACGGGATCATGGTTTACCAGGAGCAGATCATGAAGATCGCTCAGGATCTGGCGGGCTATTCCCTTGGAGAGGCGGATCTTCTCCGCCGGGCCATGGGTAAGAAGAAAGTCTCGGAGATGCAGAAGCACCGAGACATCTTTGTCAAAGGTGCAAGTGAGCGTGGTGTCGACGCCAAGATCGCCGATGAGCTCTTCGACCAGATGGTGCTCTTCGCGGAGTACTGCTTCAACAAGAGCCATTCCACCGCCTATGGCGCGGTGACGTATCAGACCGCCTACCTCAAGGCCCACTACCCCGTTGCCTATATGGCGGCGCTGCTCACGGTGAATGCCGGCAGCACCGACAAAGTGCAGCGCTACATCTCCAATTGCAATGCAATGGGGATCGAGGTCATGCCCCCCGATGTGAATGCCTCCGGGATTGACTTCACCCCCGTCGGCGATCGCATCTTGTTTGGCCTCTCGGCCGTGCGTAATCTCGGCGAGGGTGCGATTCGTGCCCTGCTGGAGGCCCGCAGCAGTGACGGTCCCTTCCAGTCCCTTGCCGATCTCTGCGATCGCATTCCCGGCACCACCTTGAACCGCCGCTCCCTGGAAGCGTTAATCCATTGCGGTGCCATGGACGCCCTCGAGCAGGAGGCCAACCGGGCTCAGCTGATGGCCGATCTGGATTTGATCGTTGATTGGGCCTCGTCCCGCGCCCGCGACCGCGCCAGTGGCCAGGGCAATCTCTTTGACCTGTTTGCGGCTCCAGCCAGTGGGGATGCAGAGGAGACCCAGGGGGGTGGATCTGACCTGAGCACCGCACCCAAGGCGGCACCGGTCAAGGACTATCCGCCCACCGAAAAGCTCAGGCTCGAGAAGGAACTGGTGGGTTTCTATCTCTCTGATCACCCGCTCAAGCAGCTGACTCGACCGGTCCAGTTGCTTTCACCCGTCGGCCTGGGTGGCCTCGAGGAGCAGGCCGATAAGGCGCGGGTCAGCGTCGTTGGCATGGTCTCAGGCCTACGCCCGGTGACCACGCGCAAGGGGGATCGGATGGCGGTCCTGCAGCTGGAGGATCTCAGCGGCAGTTGTGAAGCGGTGGTCTTCCCCAAGACCTACGCCCGCCTTTCGGATCACCTGATGGTCGATGCCCGGCTGCTGGTCTGGGCCTCCGTCGACCGGCGCGATGAACAGGTCCAGCTGATCGTGGACGACTGCCGTGTCATCGACGAGCTCCAGTTTCTCGTGGTGGAACTGGATGGACCGCAGGCCAGCGACATCGCCATTCAGCACAAGCTGCGGGAATGCCTGAACCAGCACCGCACCGAGAAAGACGAGGGAGGTGTTCGTGTCCCTGTCGTGGCGATGGTCAAGGACCAAAGCCAGGTGCGCTATGTGCGCCTGGGCCACCAGTTCTGCGTGCGCGACAGTCGTGCTGCCCTCAGCAGTCTTGAGGCCCAGGCCTTCCGGGCCCGACTCAGCTCGAAGCTGGTGGCCGCTTAA
- the ruvA gene encoding Holliday junction branch migration protein RuvA: MIGWLQGQLADRWHLNNRFGVLLVCSGVGYEVQMPRRHWDQLGGNGTEAALHVHQVIREDSWTLYGFCARHERDLFRELVAVSGVGPQMALGLLGQLSCEELVRAIVQADLRQLCQAPGVGKRTAERLSVELRTRLQQRYGESLQLSQSDDLQVSDSGEGPAAGVREEVQLTLSALGYEALEINRALRAISPQGPELGEDGDAWLRESLRYLSRDVA, from the coding sequence ATGATCGGCTGGCTGCAAGGGCAACTCGCCGATCGCTGGCACCTGAACAACCGATTCGGGGTTCTGCTCGTCTGCTCAGGGGTGGGCTACGAGGTCCAGATGCCCCGTCGCCACTGGGATCAGCTCGGAGGAAACGGCACCGAGGCCGCCCTGCATGTCCACCAGGTCATTCGCGAGGACAGCTGGACGCTCTATGGCTTCTGTGCACGCCATGAGCGCGATCTCTTCCGCGAACTGGTGGCCGTCAGCGGCGTCGGCCCGCAGATGGCCCTGGGGCTGCTTGGGCAACTGAGCTGCGAGGAGCTGGTGCGCGCAATTGTGCAGGCCGATCTTCGCCAGCTCTGCCAGGCGCCGGGGGTGGGGAAGCGCACCGCCGAGCGGCTCTCGGTGGAACTGCGCACCCGGCTCCAGCAGCGCTACGGGGAAAGCCTGCAGTTGAGCCAGTCGGACGACCTGCAGGTCAGCGACAGCGGAGAGGGGCCGGCCGCGGGCGTTCGGGAAGAGGTTCAGCTCACCCTTTCGGCGCTCGGCTACGAAGCCCTGGAGATCAACCGGGCCCTGCGGGCGATCAGCCCACAGGGCCCTGAACTTGGGGAGGACGGCGACGCCTGGCTGCGGGAAAGCCTGCGCTATCTCTCCCGCGACGTGGCCTGA
- the rpsO gene encoding 30S ribosomal protein S15, translating to MPLDTTKKQELINAHQTHGTDTGSVEVQVAMLSERISKLSGHLQGNIHDFSSRQGLLKMIGRRKRLLSYLRSNSEQRYSDLIKKLGIRG from the coding sequence ATGCCGCTCGACACCACCAAGAAGCAGGAACTAATCAACGCTCACCAGACCCATGGCACCGACACCGGTTCCGTGGAAGTTCAGGTGGCGATGCTGAGCGAGCGCATCAGCAAGCTGAGTGGTCACCTGCAGGGCAACATCCATGACTTCTCATCCCGCCAGGGTCTGCTGAAGATGATCGGCCGCCGCAAGCGCCTCCTCAGCTACCTGCGCAGCAACAGCGAGCAGCGCTATTCCGACCTGATCAAAAAGCTCGGCATCCGCGGCTGA
- a CDS encoding PAM68 family protein has protein sequence MANEGKNRSRPQKGGGGLAPSVPPSQSKAAQGRSKPTNPQAIPPAVANRMARRVGIATGIPTVMGMATFIVSYVVVSRGILDIPPAATLVTSGGFFLLGLLGLSYGVLSASWETSAGTLLGFEQIGVNISRLRNSVKRPPASS, from the coding sequence ATGGCAAACGAGGGGAAAAACCGCTCCCGCCCGCAGAAGGGCGGCGGCGGACTCGCGCCAAGCGTCCCCCCGAGCCAATCCAAAGCAGCCCAAGGTCGCTCCAAGCCGACCAACCCACAAGCCATTCCACCGGCCGTCGCCAATCGCATGGCGCGGCGGGTGGGCATCGCCACCGGCATTCCCACGGTGATGGGCATGGCCACCTTCATCGTGAGCTATGTGGTGGTCAGCCGTGGAATTCTGGACATTCCCCCCGCCGCCACCCTGGTGACGTCTGGGGGATTTTTCCTGTTGGGCCTGCTCGGATTGAGCTACGGGGTCTTGTCAGCAAGTTGGGAAACCTCAGCGGGAACCCTGCTGGGATTCGAGCAGATCGGCGTGAACATCAGCCGGCTGCGCAACTCCGTTAAGCGGCCACCAGCTTCGAGCTGA
- a CDS encoding DUF1816 domain-containing protein produces the protein MTPLLRPLRSIANGFGLAWWARVETRRPDVTYWFGPYIRRSSLEAALPPFLADLRSEGAAEVNHSLIKTRRAEPLTIAAEG, from the coding sequence ATGACGCCCCTTCTTCGGCCTCTGCGCAGCATTGCCAATGGGTTTGGTCTGGCTTGGTGGGCCCGCGTTGAAACGAGGCGGCCGGATGTGACCTACTGGTTTGGTCCCTACATCCGGCGCAGCAGCCTTGAGGCTGCCCTGCCTCCTTTTCTGGCTGACCTCCGCAGCGAAGGAGCTGCTGAGGTCAACCACTCCCTGATCAAGACCCGGCGCGCCGAGCCCCTGACCATTGCGGCCGAGGGTTAG